The genome window ggaggaggtgggCAGCTTGCCTGTGAATTTCACTGCCAAGGATGTTGATATTCTACCCCTCTTGAATAGTGTCTTGGAAGAGGTTCTTAGGATGTATAATCCAGCAGGAGCACTAGTAGAGAGACTCGTACCTCCGAGTGGGATATCTGTTCATGACTGGGACATCCCTGGAGGTATAATGGTCTACACTACTGGATGGCTCGTTTCCCGCCTTGAAGATGTCTTTCCAGAGCCGGATAGGTATGTGACTTTTCCCAAGTTTTGAGTGCAGTTTCTGACTTGAGCAGATTTATCGCTACCAGGTTCCTGAATCCAACACCAGAAATGAAACGAGCGCATGTCCCTTTCAACATCGGTGCAAGGAGGTGTGTTGGTATGCATGTGGCTCGGATGGAGATCCTTGTCACTTTGGCCATGCTTTTCCGCGAATGTAGAGGCTTAAAGTTACACCATGGTATGACGAATGAGATGATGACACAAGTTGGGGAGTTCTTTATAGTTCCCAAAGCAGGACAGTGCAATATCGGTATTTGAAGATAATAAATCATACACAGTAGTTAGACTTTAGAGATTATCTAGTCATCTGCGTTGTGTAAAGGTGATTTTGACTTTGATAGAAGTTGCCATgcgcaacaacaagaagaatcaTATAAGAATCATGTTCGGTATTGGTTCAGTCCGAAGCGGTCCTACCAAAATACGGCGGTATACAGATTATGCTTCAGTACTTATCACATCTCTCAACAAGGCATCCAGGTCCAACATGTCTGAATTCTCAAGGTTGAGAGGTATATTCCACCCTGGCGAACCTTCCCCAAATGCTGTATCATCAAGAAAGGCTGTTCCCCATAGCTCATCCTTGGTGTCGTCCTGCACAACCCCTCTAGGAAGCCATGAAGTCGTGGCTGGCAATTTTGAGCATGTACTTCTGCTCGGTCTGTCCAATCTTCCAGCCATAGAACTATCCCTCCCGTCTTCCGTCATCCGGTGTACATCAGTACAGCTAGTGAGATGGTTACCATGGCCCATTTGACTTTCACTATTTGATTCTTGCTGAAGCGATACTCCATGATCTGGTTCTGCAGCCTGGCTGAGGATCGACTCTTCTGCTTCAGAACTTGGTTCGCCCCCGTTGGAATAGCTTTTGAATATAGACACCATAGCTCTCTGTACGGTCGATCGGAGCAGTTGGTTAGATGCATCCGGCCGGACTACTAGTCCATTAGACTTTAGCTCGTCGAGCATGATAGCAACTCCCTCTCGTTGCACAAACTCCTGAATCCGGCAAAAGTCTTCAGACTGTGTCGAGTAAATGTAAATCGTGGCAGGGGGTTCCATTTCAGGAAAGAGTATCGACCATACTGTATTCCACTGTTGCTCCACAGACCCCTTACTCTTTAGAGACAGCTGATTCTTTTGTTGCTGAGATATCCCTTCCAGTCTTGCCGAGGGACCTCTCGTGCACGACCTTTCAAGTGCGTGTGAGTCGAAAAGATCAAATTCTCTAAAGGTCTGGTAGCAAATCTGGCAATAGTACTTCGGTGTATGACGGCGCGTTAGATGTTGCTTCAAGTGTGCGATTGTGTCGTTCTTCTTCAGGAAGCAATCCCAATACTTTCTAGAATCTGCTTTCCAGTATGGGCATGCTAGAAATTGCGATCGCTCCTCACAGGGGGGTTGACTTGTcttgcctttcttctttggtGGTTCGCTTTGTCTATCTCTGCTTTCATTTCCGTCATCGCCGCCTTGGCGTGGATTCTTCCGCCCCCCTCTTAAGCTCGCTGTATCCCTGGCTCCAGAAGAGCTTGCAGAAACACCTTCAGCAACTTGCTTTCCTTTCGaattgctgctgcttgttTCACCTCTTGTCATCACTTCGTTCTGACAAAGAATCGCTAGACGACTGAAAACTTGGCTGAAGACGCAGTACCCTCGGCTCTTTCTATCAAATTGACCTTCTGAATCTGCAGATATTGACTCCACCTCTATATCGGATGATACAGTCGGGGAAGATGATGGGGTGAGGGACCTTATTCTCAACCTCGATGGATCAGGTAGCTCTATAGATTCTTTTGAGACCTGAGGTGGTTTTCTCAACTTGACCTTCACGTCGTCAACAGAGTTTTCTCCCAGTTTAGGGTATTTCTGGTCATTGTCTTGTCGTATCGCCTGTGAAGATGCCGGAAATCGAGGTTCGAAGCTCTGAAGAACAGATAAACTCGGGATAGGCAGTTGAGGCTGGAGCGCACCGTCTTGTGGTGTCTGAACAGACTTTCCGGGTCCTGAAGCACTCCGACTTTCCCAGGGAGCTGAAACGCCGAAACCATCGACCATTGGCTCTGAATTGATAGGCATGGCGATATCGGCCCCGAAGAACTTTCCTCGCGCTGTGTAGGCTTTAGCCGAGTCTGAGTCCTCTTGCCTTCGGCTAAATGATTTATGCCGATCATCACCATAACCCCCCTGTTGGTGTGCAGGAGGAGCCGGAGGAGGAAAAGTAAACTGCTGGGTATAATAATGATGATCCTGGTGTGGATTTGGGTAGGATCTATACTCAGAGTTACTGATATCATTGTTTTGGTATTGTGCCTGGCTGAGCCATTGACTGAAGGAACCATAAGTACGCTCCCTCGGTGGAATAGCCTCTGGGATCGTCGGAATGTTCTCGGGGACAAACGCAgtagaggaagaagttgagacAGGTGCGAATATGCATTCCTGGTTCATTCTAGCACAATTTTGACATTTACCACTAGGCCCACTGACGAAACCACTACATCTGATCTAAGGGATATCAGTGGCATGATACTAAGCAGAATTCACTTCAACTCATGATAAGACATACCTTGCGCTTGCGGCAATATCTGCACCCAATTGGGGTTCTCTGTCTAGGAGCATACGCAGTCCCCAGACCAGGTTCGTAAAAAGGAAATGACGAAGCGGGGGGATATGCATGAGCGGCAAAGGGTGCAGGAGGCGGAGGTGGGTACTGGTACTGAGAAGTTGGCAGAGGTAGACCGAAGGGATCCGGTTGATTGGGTTGAATGACCACAGCATGGTTGTATGGTGGCTGGGGGTCGTGAAAAGAATACTGAGGCTGTGAGGATGGGCCCGACTCTCCCGTCGAAGGTCCCTCGCTGGACGGAGATCCATGCATATTTGAGGCAATTTGCGGTTAGGATATTTAGATGGTTGACGGTAGTGTATGATACCAATCGGTAGACCATTATTTCGCAGTTGGTTAAAGCACAAGAATAATATTTCGCTTTCGAAATGGCGAAAGTCTTGTCGGTTAACAGCTGGCTTCCAGGTATATTATCCAAGTCGATTAGCACGGATGTGACATTACTAGAAGATGAACCCTTCTTCTATATGTAAGCTGAAAACTGAGATGGGCAACATCATTTGGGGCAACTGAAAAAATGCTGAGGCACATGCTGACCGCACATATGTGCTTATCACTCTGGTTGGCTACTCATCTACCAATCACATCTCCTCTTTCAAAGGTCCAATAAACCATCCAATTATTGCTTGTTGATGACCTTGTCAATCTCCGTCACCGCCGCAAAGAGATCGTTATCATAATATTTCCTCGCAACCACCTGCAAATTGATAGGCGCCCCTTCAAAATCGCCTTCCTCCCAGAATTGCCGGACCTGTTCCTCTTCCTTACTCAAAGGAGTACTATTCGGCGGATAGCTCTCAGTTCCTTTTGCGCCAGCCTTTATGGGCGTTGGGATCACAATACCAGGGTAGTCAACGTAGTTCCAGAGCGCGGTGTAATTCCAGTAAAGCGCTGTCTCGTGAGAACACGCTGGGCCAACGAAGACAGGGCATATGACAAAGTCCACGTCTTGTGATTCCCAGTGCTCTGCGAAGCGACATCTAAAATCATCGCGTTCTACACGGAGCTTGAGAACGCCATTGGCATCGAGTCCAGGACCTTCAGCGTCTTGGATGATCCATTTAGTCAAGGTGTTCATGGGTTCGTTGGTGGCGGCGAGATACGCTTTGACTGTTTTGCCTCCATCTGGCCAGTATGCACGGCGAATACCATTCATCGCTTCTGCCATCCCATAGGGTTGGAAGGGTTTGACATCGAATCCTTTGGATCGTAGCTCCCGGGCTGCCCACTCAAGTGCCCTTGTTACTGGAGGCTGGGGTGTGATGAGCCCGTCATTGATCATGAGACCAACCTTCAATGGCTTGTTCTCAGTCGATCTTCCTGTCCAATGAAGAGGGACGAGTCGAGGGTCTTTCAGCCAAGGGCGAGTACCAGAGACGACCGACATGAGGAGATCAACATCTCGAAGAGTGGTACACATTGGCCCTGCTGAACACAAGACGTTCAATTCAGCGGCGAAACCTCCTGGTAAAAAGTCTTTCTGCGGGAACACATAAGATGTCGTCTTGAGACCGTAGATGCCACAGAAGCCAGCTGGTCCACGAACACTTCCTCCAATATCTGTACCAATTCCCAAGACTGAACCACGAAGAGCGATAAGAGCGGCCTCGCCACCCGTTGACCCACCAGCCGATAGATTGATGTTATGGGGATTTAGAGTTCTTCCCCAAGGCGATGTTGTCTCAAGATGCATGATTGACTGAGGTTGGTTTGTCTTGCAGTACAGAACTGCACCTGCATCCCCCAGAATCT of Fusarium musae strain F31 chromosome 5, whole genome shotgun sequence contains these proteins:
- a CDS encoding hypothetical protein (EggNog:ENOG41), which translates into the protein MSSKIVPVIQPVPLQTGPPEYEALRTSILEEFGSTVPDEFRLPKGLIDNPPKNVTDIPRTCGILTDQEIEITENYDATALAAAIASRKFRSVAVVTAFAKRAIIAHQLTCCLTQWMFEKAVLAATLLDQYQDNTGMTCGPLHGVPISVKEHMPVRDQWSNVGYLATRKLDTESCQMVKILGDAGAVLYCKTNQPQSIMHLETTSPWGRTLNPHNINLSAGGSTGGEAALIALRGSVLGIGTDIGGSVRGPAGFCGIYGLKTTSYVFPQKDFLPGGFAAELNVLCSAGPMCTTLRDVDLLMSVVSGTRPWLKDPRLVPLHWTGRSTENKPLKVGLMINDGLITPQPPVTRALEWAARELRSKGFDVKPFQPYGMAEAMNGIRRAYWPDGGKTVKAYLAATNEPMNTLTKWIIQDAEGPGLDANGVLKLRVERDDFRCRFAEHWESQDVDFVICPVFVGPACSHETALYWNYTALWNYVDYPGIVIPTPIKAGAKGTESYPPNSTPLSKEEEQVRQFWEEGDFEGAPINLQVVARKYYDNDLFAAVTEIDKVINKQ